GGGTAAAAGTAAATGGAGAAGAAGTAAAACGCGTATTAGTAGATGGGAAACCTTTTTTTGGAGAGGATCCTAATGCGGCACTGAAAAATTTACCTGCAGAAATTATTGAGAAGGTTGAGGTTTTTGACAAAATGAGTGAGCAAAGCCAATTCAGTGGTTTTAACGACGGTGATCAGCAAAAAGCAATTAATTTTGTAACAAAGAGGGGGAAAAACATGGGGCAATTTGGCAGAATATATGGTGGAGTTGGTGGAGAAGAAAGCGGAGAAATACGTTATAGTGCCGGTGGAAATATAAATTCATTTAAAGATAAACAGCGCGTTTCCTTATTATTCTTATCTAATAATATTAATCAGCAAAATTTTAGTACTGCTGATATTATGGGCGCCATGGGAAGTTCAGGTGGCGGAAGAAGAGGAGACGGCGGATCCAGGGGAAGTTTTAGCGGAGGCTCTTCGTCATTATTAACGGCGCCTCAAAATGGAATTTCAGCAACTCAGGCGCTTGGTTTAAATTATTCAGATGAATGGGGAAAGAAAACTACGATTTCAGGAAGTTACTTTTTTAATTTTTCAGATAATATTAATGAAGCTAATCAGGTGCGCAATTATTTTGGAAAAGAACAATTAATCTATAGTCAGAATAATACAGATAATACAATAAATCTCAATCATCGTTTTAATGTACGTTTAGAACACAATATTGATTCAGTCAATAAAATTATTTTCACGCCCAATTTTACTTATCAGAAGTATAATTTAAAAAGTGAATTGGAGGGTAACAATAAAATACTGGAGGGTATTAAAATCAGCGAAACCAAAACTAAATCAAAAGCTGAAAATGACGGGTATGATTTTGCGCCTAATTTATTGTTTCAGCACAAATTCAAAAAAAGAGGCCGTACTGTTTCTGTAAATCTGAATACGAAATTCACTGAAAATATAAATGAGGGCAAATATTATTCTCGTAATATTTTTACCGATACAACTTCAGGTTTAGATCAGGAGTATAATACTTACGGCAACACCAAAAAATACAGCGCTAATATTTCTTATACCGAACCAATTACGGAATTTTCTCAGGTGGAGTTAAAATTTAATCCTTCTTATTATGAAGGTTCATCAGATAAAGAAACGGATGATTATAGTAAATTAAAAAAGCAATATGTGGATTTTAATCCATCCCTTTCAAATAAGTATTTTAATATTTACACTACACAAAGGGCCGGATTAAGTTATAAATACAACAAAAATAAATTGAATGTTACTGTTGGTTCTGATATTCAGCAATCTAATCTACAAGGAGATCAATCTTATCCGGTGGCATTTGGCAGTTCACAATCTTTCAGAAATATTTTACCACACATGCATCTAAATTATAAGTTTTCTAAAAGTAAAAATTTGAGAATGCATTACAGAAGTAGCACAAACATCCCCAGTTTATTGCAGTTGCAGAATGTTTTAGATGTAACCAATCCGTTGCAAGTTAGCAGCGGTAACACTTCTTTAAAACAAACTAACGAACAATATCTGAGCATGCGTTTTGGAGGCTTTGATATGAAAACTTCGCGCAACGCCATGATTTTCCTGAATTGCAATATAATTAATGATTACATAAGCACCGCAAATTATACAATTCGAAAAGACACCATTATTCAGAATTTTGAAATAAAGGCAGGCTCGCAATTAAGTAAACCGGTAAATTTGGATAATTATTTAAATCTACGCAGCTTTTTCACTTATGGATTTCCAATCAAAGTATTAAAATCCAATATTAATGTGAATGGCGGATTAAGTTACAGTCATTTACCCGGATTGAATAATGAAGTGCTTAATTATGCTGATAATTATACCGGAAATGGCGGTGTATTTATGGGTAGCAACATCAATCAAAATATTGATTTCTCGATCGGATACAACGGCTATTACAACGTGGTTAAAAATACCGTTCAAGTACAAAGTGATAATAGTTATTTTAATCATGTTGCTACATTTAAATTAAATCTCATCATTAAAAACGCATTTGTAATAAATACAGATATAAGTCATTCTTTGTATAATGGTTTGAATCAAAGTTTTGATCAAGTTTATATGTTATGGAATGCTTATTTGGGTTATAAATTCGGAACCAAGAAAAATTGGGAATTGAAAGCATCTGTGTTCGACTTATTAAAACAAAATAGAAGTATAAGTAGAACCATTACTTCCAATTATACGGAGGATAATAATTCAACTGTATTACAGCGTTACGGAATGATTACTTTAACCTACACGCTTCGAAATTTTAAAAAAGGCCAGCCCCCTAAAAATGAAGATTCTGAAAGTCCTTACCGTGAAATGTTCAAAAACCGGGGCATGCATATGCCCGGTAGGCCACCTTTTTAATTGATAGTCAGGTAATTAATAAAAAGTGACACCCTTTGTTTATTAACAATTTCTCTTTATCTTTGCTCTAAATCAAAATTAATCAATTATCGAACAATCACAATAAGGTCGAAGATCTACACCTCTCACAGAACATCAATTAACAATCCTATTTATTTATAGAATTTTAAACGAGAACCTTAAGGGAGATTGTGCGCGTTCAAGAAATTGATTAATCATTAAACAAAAAATAACCAGTTTGCGAAAGCAAACACAAAAAAAAACAAAATGAAAAACGGAACAGTAAAATTTTTTAATGTTACAAAAGGCTTCGGCTTTATCAAATCTGATGACGGACAAGAAGTGTTTGTACATGTAACAGGATTAATCGACAAAATTAAAGACAACGACAGTGTTGTTTTTGAAATTCAGGAAGGCAAAAAAGGCCCGAATGCGGTTAACGTTAAATTGGCTTAATCAAACTTAAATAGATCAGCTTCAATCCCCGACATTTTTGTCGGGGATTTTTTTTTAAGTAATTGAAAATAAAGCCAAAAGCCATAGGTATTAAAAATAATTTGCCAGAGCAGAATTTTATTAAGTAAATTTGTCCTCGAATTAATTACTCTCCTTGTGTGCGTAGTTAATTTATCAAGATGCGGCGAGAGAATGAGCTCACTGACCCGCAGGCAACCAACTAGAAGTGCCGAATTTATTTCGGCATTGGAAAACCGGTGCTAATTCTCACCCCGGACGAAGAAACGGGGACAGATAAATTAAAAAAAAGAAAAAATGAAAAACGCACAAATTCAAACAAAAAAAACCAGCCTTAATTCTGTATCAACAGAAATGATTAGTTCCGCTTCATCAATACACACTGTCATGTGTTGTTGCTGTAGTTGCTAATGCAATAATTCGTTTCGTATTATTTCATTCCCGTTTGTTAGCCGAAAACCGGCCACACAATCATTTATTAAAAATTTAAATTAAAAAGATCATGAGGAAAAACATATATATACCAAATAGAAGTAAGAATTTATTAAGTAATACCACTTTTATTAATCAGTTGCAAATAGAAGCAGCTATTGCATCAAAGCTGAAAGGCGGGCATCATCCGTTTTACTTAAAAAACAACAGAAAGAAAAGTCTGGTAAGTAATATTAATATACTTAGCCGGGAAGAGCAAATTGTAGTAGCGGAAGATTATTTTATAGGAGCAAACTAATTTTAATTAAAAAATATTGATCATATGAAACAGAAAATTTTTAAATACGATTCGGCTTTTAAATTGGAAAACGGATTTCAATTACCCAATTTAGAAGTGGCCTATCATACCTATGGCACGCTAAATAAAAATAAAGACAATGTTATTTGGGTATGCCATGCTTTAACGGCCAATAGTGATGTTTTTGATTGGTGGAAAGGATTATTTGGGACAAATGATCTTTTTAATCCCAAAGATTATTTTATTGTTTGCGCAAACAATCTTGGTTCTTGTTATGGTACAACCGGACCATTATCTGTAAATGCATATACAGGCCATCCCTGGTTCAGTTTATTTCCTGATGTAACAATTCGTGATTTAGTAAACGCACACGATTTATTGAGAATTCATTTGGGAATACAACAAATACATACCGTTATTGGCGGATCACAGGGCGGGCAACAGGTTTTGGAGTGGAATGTATTGAGGCCCGAAATTTTTGAACATGCCATAGTAATTGCTACAAATGCAAAACATTCTCCTTGGGGAATTGCGTTTAATGAAAGTCAGCGTTTAGCTATTAAAGCAGACCGCACTTATTATTCGAATTTTCCAAATGGTGGTGAAAAAGGATTGGCTGCGGCACGCAGTATTGCTTTATTAAGTTACAGAAATGCTCATACTTACAATGAAAGTCAAAAAGAATTACACGATGAAAAAGTAAATGATTTTAATGCGGCATCTTATCAAAGATATCAAGGCAAAAAATTAGTTGATCGATTTAATGCGTATTCTTATGTAACGTTGACCAATGCCATGGATTCGCATAATCTGGCACGAAACCG
This window of the Sphingobacteriaceae bacterium genome carries:
- a CDS encoding cold shock domain-containing protein is translated as MKNGTVKFFNVTKGFGFIKSDDGQEVFVHVTGLIDKIKDNDSVVFEIQEGKKGPNAVNVKLA
- the metX gene encoding homoserine O-acetyltransferase; its protein translation is MKQKIFKYDSAFKLENGFQLPNLEVAYHTYGTLNKNKDNVIWVCHALTANSDVFDWWKGLFGTNDLFNPKDYFIVCANNLGSCYGTTGPLSVNAYTGHPWFSLFPDVTIRDLVNAHDLLRIHLGIQQIHTVIGGSQGGQQVLEWNVLRPEIFEHAIVIATNAKHSPWGIAFNESQRLAIKADRTYYSNFPNGGEKGLAAARSIALLSYRNAHTYNESQKELHDEKVNDFNAASYQRYQGKKLVDRFNAYSYVTLTNAMDSHNLARNRISIEKSLASISANTLVIGVSSDLLFPNQEQEYIATHLKNGALHFIDSFYGHDGFLLETKSLTQHIQKFYNNNKFNKKKQNNLIIK
- a CDS encoding TonB-dependent receptor, which codes for MKKLFLYLFLITLSANAQITVKGYITEKDGKSIPGVNIKVLKIDSSLFGGTASDENGYYKLSLPASQKFILQFNYIGFKRVQRQIETSDSEMDIGRIVLKPGSNQLEEVEVVGLQQRGEQKGDTTSFNADAFKTNPDASAEDLIKKMPGVTSDNSGVKVNGEEVKRVLVDGKPFFGEDPNAALKNLPAEIIEKVEVFDKMSEQSQFSGFNDGDQQKAINFVTKRGKNMGQFGRIYGGVGGEESGEIRYSAGGNINSFKDKQRVSLLFLSNNINQQNFSTADIMGAMGSSGGGRRGDGGSRGSFSGGSSSLLTAPQNGISATQALGLNYSDEWGKKTTISGSYFFNFSDNINEANQVRNYFGKEQLIYSQNNTDNTINLNHRFNVRLEHNIDSVNKIIFTPNFTYQKYNLKSELEGNNKILEGIKISETKTKSKAENDGYDFAPNLLFQHKFKKRGRTVSVNLNTKFTENINEGKYYSRNIFTDTTSGLDQEYNTYGNTKKYSANISYTEPITEFSQVELKFNPSYYEGSSDKETDDYSKLKKQYVDFNPSLSNKYFNIYTTQRAGLSYKYNKNKLNVTVGSDIQQSNLQGDQSYPVAFGSSQSFRNILPHMHLNYKFSKSKNLRMHYRSSTNIPSLLQLQNVLDVTNPLQVSSGNTSLKQTNEQYLSMRFGGFDMKTSRNAMIFLNCNIINDYISTANYTIRKDTIIQNFEIKAGSQLSKPVNLDNYLNLRSFFTYGFPIKVLKSNINVNGGLSYSHLPGLNNEVLNYADNYTGNGGVFMGSNINQNIDFSIGYNGYYNVVKNTVQVQSDNSYFNHVATFKLNLIIKNAFVINTDISHSLYNGLNQSFDQVYMLWNAYLGYKFGTKKNWELKASVFDLLKQNRSISRTITSNYTEDNNSTVLQRYGMITLTYTLRNFKKGQPPKNEDSESPYREMFKNRGMHMPGRPPF